A portion of the Deinococcus peraridilitoris DSM 19664 genome contains these proteins:
- a CDS encoding C39 family peptidase: MFPRMALLAAALWSGLSLAQTAAPEPSGIPDFTESILSSPLDQLPRPGETGQPLATPAVPVTGVRTSPKLAPLPTYVVRRGDTLYRIAKEFGTSVESLMALNRLESVTVDVGRQLKLPGGSPLPAARNPTTRAAVAGPSAWNAKPPAVTSSGFSSRGQPVVRAASMGAASQAYLGGLTYARQTYNNCGPAAVSSVLGYYGFRVSQEELRPVLRPKGGYMSASVIDPLMRRYGLKATVYKSGNLGAVKRLVSQGIPVIVLQWLDRPGGIPHFRVVRGFDDSTSLVWVADTMIAEAAYVSYRDFEILWNTQGRLMIPVYPPTHEAQVRSLVGL, encoded by the coding sequence ATGTTTCCTCGCATGGCGTTGCTGGCTGCTGCCCTGTGGTCCGGTCTGAGCCTGGCGCAAACGGCGGCCCCTGAGCCTTCCGGTATTCCGGATTTCACCGAATCCATTCTTTCCTCTCCGCTTGACCAGTTGCCCAGGCCCGGTGAAACGGGTCAGCCGCTCGCGACTCCTGCTGTGCCCGTGACCGGCGTCAGAACCAGCCCCAAACTCGCCCCGCTGCCGACCTATGTCGTCCGGCGCGGCGACACGCTTTACCGTATCGCCAAGGAATTTGGCACCAGCGTAGAGAGCTTGATGGCGCTGAACCGCCTGGAGAGCGTTACGGTCGACGTAGGCCGGCAACTGAAGCTTCCCGGTGGTTCTCCGCTGCCCGCTGCCCGAAACCCCACCACCAGAGCGGCGGTCGCAGGACCGAGCGCCTGGAATGCCAAGCCACCCGCCGTGACCAGCAGCGGCTTCAGTTCCCGTGGTCAGCCAGTGGTGCGTGCTGCCAGCATGGGCGCAGCCTCACAGGCGTATTTGGGTGGCCTGACCTACGCCCGGCAGACCTACAACAACTGCGGTCCCGCCGCCGTGAGCAGCGTCCTCGGTTACTACGGTTTCCGGGTCAGTCAGGAGGAATTGCGCCCCGTGCTGCGCCCCAAAGGCGGCTACATGTCGGCCAGCGTCATCGATCCCCTGATGCGCCGCTATGGACTCAAAGCCACGGTGTACAAAAGCGGCAACCTTGGCGCGGTCAAACGGCTCGTGAGCCAGGGCATTCCGGTGATTGTGCTGCAATGGCTCGACCGGCCCGGCGGCATTCCACACTTTCGCGTCGTGCGGGGCTTTGACGACTCCACCAGCCTCGTGTGGGTCGCCGACACCATGATCGCCGAAGCCGCCTACGTCTCCTACCGGGATTTCGAGATTCTGTGGAATACCCAGGGACGCCTGATGATTCCCGTCTACCCACCCACCCACGAAGCGCAGGTCAGAAGCCTCGTCGGTCTGTAA
- a CDS encoding GNAT family N-acetyltransferase, with the protein MTATTERIRPFTAQDYEAYVSMLNAAHPEDPQTVEDVKLFDAGREPHETFARFLLDRGGQVVGSAVIGTPRYNPQPGASMLNLHLHPQAQSAAGQLYDFAVREAQALGARILVAGAREDWWELPFLQARGFVELDRMWGSTLDVREFDPAPFAAFQLKSAQQGIQVRPLAELPYQEEAFQRRWYALIIELLGDVPSASEFHPWPFETWQKRVAQSPKLVSEAYFMALDGEQLVGTSELFPSNRPGTLQTGLTGVRRAWRRKGIAQTLKLVAAEYARSQGFQFVRTSNHSVNRPMLSINEAMGFMKEPAWVNLERRL; encoded by the coding sequence ATGACCGCAACCACAGAACGCATCCGGCCTTTCACCGCACAGGACTACGAGGCGTACGTGAGCATGCTCAATGCCGCCCACCCCGAGGACCCACAGACCGTCGAGGACGTGAAACTGTTCGATGCCGGGCGCGAGCCTCACGAAACCTTCGCGCGCTTTTTGCTCGATCGCGGCGGGCAGGTCGTCGGCTCGGCCGTGATCGGCACACCCCGCTACAACCCACAGCCCGGCGCCAGCATGCTTAACCTGCACCTGCACCCACAGGCGCAAAGCGCCGCCGGGCAGCTGTACGACTTTGCCGTGCGTGAAGCCCAGGCTCTGGGCGCCCGTATCCTGGTAGCGGGTGCGCGCGAGGACTGGTGGGAACTGCCCTTTTTGCAGGCACGCGGCTTCGTTGAACTCGACCGCATGTGGGGCTCCACCCTCGACGTCCGCGAATTTGACCCGGCGCCCTTTGCGGCCTTTCAACTGAAGAGTGCGCAACAAGGCATCCAGGTGCGGCCACTGGCAGAGCTGCCCTACCAGGAGGAGGCGTTTCAGCGCCGCTGGTACGCACTGATAATCGAGTTGCTCGGTGACGTTCCCTCTGCGAGCGAATTTCATCCCTGGCCGTTCGAGACATGGCAAAAGCGTGTCGCGCAGAGCCCCAAGCTCGTTTCCGAGGCCTACTTTATGGCCCTGGACGGCGAGCAGTTGGTCGGGACCTCGGAACTGTTCCCCTCCAACCGGCCCGGCACCCTGCAAACGGGTCTGACGGGTGTCAGGCGGGCGTGGCGGCGCAAAGGGATTGCGCAGACCCTGAAGCTGGTGGCGGCGGAGTACGCACGGTCGCAGGGATTTCAGTTTGTGAGGACCAGCAATCACAGTGTGAATCGGCCGATGTTGTCGATCAATGAGGCGATGGGGTTTATGAAGGAGCCGGCTTGGGTGAATCTGGAGCGGCGGCTTTGA
- a CDS encoding YcjF family protein, with amino-acid sequence MFPLVKQILENFRFDIDPQKSRAENVEDVIKSAALLSGAVAVEPIPFADMLLITPVQAKMVLHIGKIYGYELDATRSSEILKELGATVAYGYMARQVMRGVIKTVAPILGGVVTAPLVYGWTFALGRLAERYFQSKIEGRPFVNAERRQVAQQTLQQVEKPTLEALGQFAKELRQRAESREDGPKSS; translated from the coding sequence ATGTTTCCCCTGGTCAAGCAGATTCTGGAAAACTTCCGCTTTGATATCGATCCACAAAAAAGCCGCGCTGAAAATGTCGAGGACGTCATCAAAAGTGCCGCACTGCTCTCGGGCGCGGTGGCCGTCGAGCCCATTCCGTTTGCCGACATGCTGCTGATCACGCCCGTGCAGGCCAAGATGGTCCTGCACATCGGCAAGATCTATGGCTACGAACTCGACGCCACCCGCTCCAGCGAGATTCTCAAGGAGCTTGGAGCCACCGTGGCTTACGGCTATATGGCCCGTCAGGTCATGCGCGGTGTCATCAAGACGGTCGCACCCATTCTGGGAGGCGTGGTGACGGCCCCCCTGGTGTACGGTTGGACCTTCGCGCTGGGACGCCTTGCCGAGCGCTATTTCCAGAGCAAGATCGAGGGCAGGCCGTTCGTCAATGCCGAACGCAGACAGGTGGCCCAGCAGACCCTGCAGCAGGTGGAAAAACCGACCCTGGAAGCCCTCGGTCAGTTCGCCAAAGAGCTGCGTCAACGGGCCGAAAGCCGCGAGGACGGACCCAAATCGTCCTGA
- a CDS encoding CHRD domain-containing protein, whose translation MSETKQLHRRQVLSGAGIVGLGAVLASCAPATAQQPAATSEYSANMMPGNVLPTPPTNTNAISVATATLQGNRLRVRGSYAGLSGPLRNYATDPVDPPNPRITSAVHIHQMAADPAAMPNGPFLFAMTVMMTNANSGTFTGDVTLTDAQRAALMAGNFYMDIHTTTNRAGEVRGPLTVIQGS comes from the coding sequence ATGAGCGAAACCAAGCAGCTTCATCGTCGTCAGGTGCTTTCCGGAGCAGGTATTGTGGGATTGGGAGCGGTGCTCGCTTCCTGTGCGCCTGCTACGGCCCAGCAGCCGGCGGCCACCTCGGAGTATTCGGCCAACATGATGCCCGGCAATGTGTTGCCGACTCCACCGACCAATACCAACGCCATTTCGGTGGCGACGGCCACGCTGCAGGGCAACCGCCTGCGGGTCCGCGGCTCGTATGCGGGCCTGAGCGGTCCACTACGCAACTACGCCACCGACCCTGTCGATCCGCCCAATCCCCGCATCACCTCGGCGGTGCACATTCACCAGATGGCTGCCGACCCGGCAGCCATGCCCAACGGCCCATTTCTGTTCGCCATGACCGTCATGATGACGAACGCCAACAGCGGAACCTTCACGGGAGACGTGACCCTCACGGACGCGCAGCGTGCGGCACTTATGGCAGGCAACTTCTACATGGACATCCACACGACCACGAACCGCGCAGGCGAAGTGCGCGGTCCGCTGACGGTGATTCAGGGCAGCTGA
- a CDS encoding DNA topoisomerase subunit B, producing the protein MKEHEYNASSITVLKGLEAVRKRPGMYVQGGTGIDGYHQLMTEIIDNAIDEGLAGYANEVTVTFHADASVTVTDNGRGIPVDMMKSEGRSAIEVIFTELHAGGKFGQGAYKVSGGLHGVGSSVVNALSKYLDVTVNKGGKLHNIRFEGGPVTVPLRVLGPTPADVKWSTKVSFLPDNTVFSEFENQFDYDRIRRRMKELAYLTGLRIVITDERTELHGGEIKQETFHEAGGIATFARHLVIDDSKLLYPEPIVLKGTHSEVEVEVAFIHSTAYDDSILSYANMIRTRDGGTPLTGFKTAYTRILNKYARDKNLVKAGNPVPTGDDLLEGIHCVISVKLGDPQFESQAKVKLLNSEAQTAVNAIVGEKFAEFLEENPKVGKIIVEKAAEAARAREAARKARDLVRRSNPLENDDLPGKLADCTSQDPSESEIFIVEGNSAGGSAKMGRERRFQAILPLRGKILNVEKSELNKILKNAEIRAMIGAMGAGVEGTGDKMHFDLSQLRYHKIVIMTDADQDGGHIAVLLLTFFFRYMRPLVEQGYLYMAQPPLFKLSWGRGKNNEVYLYTNEELRERVDKLQKEGKKFEIQRYKGLGEMNAEQLWETTMNPETRSLKRIDVEDLIAANEVFDHLMGTEVTPRKQFIQENARYAQISI; encoded by the coding sequence ATGAAAGAGCACGAATACAACGCATCCAGCATCACCGTTCTCAAAGGTCTCGAAGCGGTCCGTAAACGCCCCGGCATGTACGTGCAGGGCGGCACCGGCATCGACGGTTACCACCAGCTGATGACCGAGATCATCGACAACGCCATCGACGAAGGCCTGGCTGGCTACGCGAACGAAGTCACCGTGACTTTCCACGCCGACGCTTCGGTCACCGTGACCGACAACGGACGCGGGATTCCCGTCGACATGATGAAAAGCGAAGGCCGCTCGGCCATCGAAGTCATCTTCACAGAACTGCACGCCGGCGGCAAGTTCGGCCAGGGTGCCTACAAAGTCTCGGGCGGTCTGCACGGCGTCGGTTCGAGCGTCGTCAACGCCCTCAGCAAGTACCTCGACGTGACCGTCAACAAGGGCGGCAAGCTTCACAACATCCGCTTCGAGGGCGGTCCCGTGACCGTGCCGCTGCGTGTCCTGGGCCCTACGCCCGCGGACGTCAAGTGGAGCACCAAGGTTTCCTTCCTGCCCGACAACACGGTCTTCAGCGAATTCGAAAACCAGTTCGACTACGACCGCATCCGCCGGCGCATGAAAGAGCTCGCTTACCTGACCGGGCTGCGGATCGTCATCACCGATGAGCGCACCGAACTGCACGGCGGTGAAATCAAGCAGGAAACCTTTCACGAGGCGGGCGGCATCGCGACCTTCGCGCGTCACCTGGTCATCGACGACAGCAAGCTGCTCTATCCGGAACCCATTGTCCTCAAGGGGACACACAGCGAGGTCGAGGTCGAGGTGGCCTTCATTCACTCGACCGCCTACGACGACAGCATCCTGTCCTACGCCAACATGATCCGCACGCGCGACGGCGGCACGCCCCTCACGGGTTTCAAGACCGCGTACACGCGCATCCTGAACAAGTATGCCCGCGACAAGAACCTCGTCAAGGCCGGCAACCCCGTCCCCACCGGCGACGACCTGCTCGAAGGCATCCACTGCGTCATCAGCGTCAAGCTGGGCGATCCACAGTTCGAGTCGCAGGCCAAGGTGAAGCTGCTCAACAGCGAGGCGCAGACGGCCGTGAACGCCATTGTCGGCGAGAAATTCGCCGAGTTCCTCGAAGAGAACCCCAAGGTCGGCAAGATCATCGTGGAGAAGGCCGCCGAGGCTGCCCGTGCCCGCGAGGCCGCCCGCAAGGCGCGCGACTTGGTGCGCCGCAGCAACCCGCTCGAGAACGACGACTTGCCCGGCAAGCTGGCCGACTGCACCAGCCAGGACCCGTCCGAATCCGAGATCTTCATCGTGGAAGGCAACTCGGCAGGTGGCAGCGCCAAGATGGGCCGCGAGCGCCGTTTTCAGGCGATCCTGCCGCTGCGCGGCAAGATTCTCAACGTCGAGAAGTCCGAGCTCAACAAGATCCTCAAGAACGCCGAAATTCGCGCCATGATCGGCGCGATGGGTGCGGGCGTCGAGGGCACCGGCGACAAGATGCACTTCGATCTGTCGCAGCTGCGCTACCACAAGATCGTGATCATGACCGACGCCGACCAGGACGGCGGACACATCGCGGTGCTGCTGCTGACCTTCTTCTTCCGCTACATGCGCCCGTTGGTCGAGCAGGGCTACCTCTATATGGCCCAGCCTCCATTGTTCAAGCTCAGCTGGGGACGCGGCAAGAACAACGAGGTGTACCTCTACACCAACGAGGAACTGCGCGAACGCGTCGACAAGCTGCAGAAGGAAGGCAAGAAGTTCGAGATCCAGCGTTACAAGGGTCTGGGCGAGATGAACGCCGAGCAGCTGTGGGAAACCACCATGAACCCCGAAACGCGCTCGCTCAAGCGCATCGACGTGGAAGACCTGATCGCCGCCAACGAGGTGTTCGATCACCTGATGGGCACGGAAGTCACGCCGCGCAAGCAGTTCATACAGGAAAACGCACGCTACGCCCAGATCAGCATCTGA
- a CDS encoding IS5 family transposase → MCRREITDEQWVRLAPLLPAKRGNGRPYHDHRAIVSGILWVLRTGAPWRDVPERFGKRTTVYSRFRRWTAQGIWTYVFARLLELADHAGQLDWSKHFVDGTVIRAHQHAAGARGGQQQEALGRSRGGFSTKIHLRAEGSGKPFAFLLSGGERHEAAFFAPLMQLGAVRRPGRGRPRTRPDKLVGDKGYSYDSIRRDLRRRGVLAVVPRRRNQGKSTHFDRETYRERNLVERLVGRLKRWRRVATRYEKRGWCFEGMVALACILEWL, encoded by the coding sequence CTGTGCCGTCGCGAAATTACTGATGAACAATGGGTACGCCTTGCCCCACTACTGCCCGCCAAACGTGGCAATGGCCGTCCCTACCACGACCACCGAGCCATCGTCAGTGGCATCCTCTGGGTCCTCCGTACAGGTGCGCCCTGGCGCGACGTACCCGAGCGCTTTGGAAAGCGGACCACGGTGTACAGCCGATTCCGCCGCTGGACTGCTCAAGGCATCTGGACTTATGTCTTCGCGCGCCTGCTCGAACTCGCTGATCATGCCGGGCAACTCGACTGGTCCAAGCACTTCGTGGACGGTACCGTCATTCGCGCGCATCAACACGCCGCCGGAGCCCGCGGTGGTCAGCAACAGGAAGCGCTGGGACGCTCCCGGGGCGGGTTCAGCACCAAGATTCACCTGCGCGCCGAAGGGAGCGGAAAGCCCTTCGCGTTCCTGCTGAGTGGTGGCGAGCGGCACGAAGCTGCTTTCTTCGCGCCGCTCATGCAACTTGGGGCAGTACGTCGTCCCGGCCGTGGGCGTCCAAGAACCAGACCGGATAAGCTCGTCGGGGATAAGGGGTATAGCTACGACAGCATTCGCCGTGACCTTCGTCGTCGCGGTGTACTTGCCGTGGTGCCCCGCCGGCGTAATCAAGGAAAGAGCACGCACTTCGACCGAGAGACGTATCGCGAACGGAACCTCGTTGAACGGCTGGTTGGGCGGTTGAAACGGTGGCGGCGTGTTGCCACGCGCTACGAGAAGCGGGGGTGGTGTTTCGAGGGTATGGTGGCGCTCGCGTGCATCCTCGAATGGTTGTGA
- a CDS encoding peroxidase-related enzyme (This protein belongs to a clade of uncharacterized proteins related to peroxidases such as the alkylhydroperoxidase AhpD.) — MNPEISRLRLPRREDLPQEARELMSAAEDKFSFVPNVLRAWAVRPDHLVKWRAYYDLIMQGESSLTRTQREMIAVAVSSVNRCVYCSTTHPAFLRLELQREGRDPLLAHVLQSNPDHALHDERFTPLERALLSFALDLTLRSHQLGQAHVEALRTAGLSDEGIFDAAQTAAMFNFTNRLANATGLLPNDEYHAMGR; from the coding sequence ATGAACCCCGAAATTTCTCGTTTGAGGCTGCCCCGACGCGAGGATCTGCCGCAGGAGGCGCGTGAGCTGATGAGCGCCGCAGAAGATAAGTTTTCCTTTGTGCCCAACGTGCTGCGAGCCTGGGCCGTGCGCCCTGACCATCTGGTGAAGTGGCGGGCCTACTACGACCTGATCATGCAGGGCGAGTCAAGCCTGACCCGCACACAGCGCGAGATGATCGCGGTGGCCGTGTCGAGCGTGAACCGCTGCGTCTACTGTTCCACCACCCACCCGGCCTTTCTGCGCCTCGAACTGCAGCGCGAAGGACGCGATCCCCTGCTGGCCCACGTTCTGCAAAGCAATCCTGACCACGCCCTGCACGATGAGCGCTTCACCCCACTCGAACGGGCGTTGCTGTCCTTCGCGCTCGACCTGACCCTGCGCTCTCACCAGCTGGGACAAGCACACGTCGAGGCACTGCGCACTGCCGGGCTTTCCGACGAGGGCATCTTCGACGCTGCACAGACCGCTGCGATGTTCAACTTCACCAACCGCCTGGCCAATGCAACCGGCCTGTTGCCCAACGACGAATATCATGCCATGGGGCGCTGA
- the cysS gene encoding cysteine--tRNA ligase, with protein sequence MNIFLYDTQQRRKVKFEPSTPGRVGMYVCGPTVYSDAHLGHAKAQVSFDVIRRFFEYSGLRVRFVSNITDVGHLVDDADEGEDKIARRASLEKLEPMEIADKYFWSYMDDMQQLNVLRPTISPRATGHIPEQIKLIEELIALGHAYESDGSVYFDVKSWPRYGELSNRKIDELEVGTREAVREEKRDPRDFALWKKAESGHLMRWESPWGVGFPGWHIECSAMSLKYLGEGFDIHGGGLDLQFPHHEAEIAQSEAAGHAFARYWMHNNLVTVAGGEKMSKSKGNFRTLKELCREWDPMVLRFLLVSSHYRSVTEFGEEPLRAATAGYARLREAFREVERRLEHAPEHGAPELPGKIEAHTREFENAMRDDFNTPEAVAALFNLTRDVNAALAGPVSRAALEQARDAYARLGGEVLGLFVESAVTHHGEGELLDTLMDLVLEARQHYRLNKQFSQADELRAKLTEAGVTLEDTPSGTRWKR encoded by the coding sequence ATGAACATTTTCCTGTACGACACCCAGCAGCGCCGCAAGGTCAAATTCGAGCCGTCCACACCTGGGCGGGTGGGCATGTACGTGTGCGGACCGACCGTGTACAGCGACGCTCACCTGGGGCACGCCAAGGCGCAGGTGTCCTTTGACGTGATCCGGCGCTTTTTCGAGTATTCGGGCCTGCGGGTGCGCTTTGTCTCGAACATCACCGACGTGGGGCACCTCGTGGACGACGCCGACGAGGGCGAGGACAAGATCGCCCGCCGCGCCTCGCTCGAAAAGCTCGAACCGATGGAGATCGCCGACAAGTACTTCTGGTCGTACATGGACGACATGCAGCAGCTCAACGTTCTGCGCCCGACCATCAGTCCGCGCGCGACCGGGCACATTCCCGAGCAGATCAAGCTGATCGAGGAATTGATCGCGTTGGGTCACGCCTACGAGTCAGACGGCAGCGTGTATTTCGACGTCAAAAGCTGGCCGCGCTACGGGGAACTGTCCAACCGCAAAATCGACGAGCTCGAGGTGGGCACCCGTGAGGCCGTGCGCGAGGAAAAGCGTGACCCACGTGATTTTGCCTTGTGGAAAAAGGCCGAGAGCGGTCACCTGATGCGCTGGGAATCACCCTGGGGCGTCGGGTTTCCAGGCTGGCACATCGAGTGCAGCGCCATGAGCCTCAAGTACCTGGGCGAGGGTTTTGACATTCACGGGGGCGGTCTGGACCTGCAGTTTCCGCACCACGAAGCCGAAATTGCGCAGTCCGAGGCGGCCGGGCACGCTTTTGCGCGTTACTGGATGCACAACAACCTGGTGACCGTGGCGGGCGGCGAGAAGATGAGCAAGTCCAAGGGCAACTTCCGCACCCTCAAAGAACTGTGCCGGGAGTGGGACCCGATGGTGCTGCGCTTTTTGCTGGTCTCGAGCCATTACCGCAGCGTGACCGAGTTCGGCGAGGAACCGCTGCGGGCGGCAACCGCCGGATACGCGCGGCTGCGTGAAGCCTTCCGGGAAGTCGAGCGCCGTCTGGAGCACGCGCCCGAACACGGCGCGCCAGAGCTTCCCGGCAAGATCGAGGCGCACACCCGCGAATTCGAGAACGCCATGCGCGACGATTTCAATACGCCCGAGGCCGTGGCGGCCCTTTTCAACCTGACCCGCGACGTCAATGCAGCGCTGGCCGGACCCGTGAGCAGGGCAGCGCTGGAGCAGGCCCGTGACGCCTATGCCCGCCTGGGAGGCGAAGTGCTGGGCCTGTTCGTGGAAAGCGCGGTGACGCATCACGGAGAAGGCGAGTTGCTGGACACCCTGATGGACCTGGTGCTGGAAGCGCGGCAGCACTACCGGCTCAACAAGCAGTTTTCCCAGGCCGACGAGCTGCGTGCCAAATTGACCGAGGCGGGCGTCACGCTGGAGGACACGCCCAGCGGCACACGCTGGAAGCGGTAA
- a CDS encoding glycine--tRNA ligase, protein MPAQTMEELVSLCKRRGFIFQGSEIYGGLQGFYDYGPLGVELKNNLKASWWRTNVYERDDMEGLDASIIMHRLVLRHSGHEATFSDPMVDNRASKKRYRLDHLLKDQQENVVSAVAQAMGFGNAENFAALVAALVKNPEQAEQALNAAAVRDPFSGEAGGWTAPRPFNMMFKTTIGPVADEDSYGYLRPETAQGIFTNFKNVVDSTSRRLPFGIAQIGKAFRNEITPRNFIFRVRELEQMEIEFFCTPGTDEDWHEHWLQARLAWWEAQGVPRSKIQILDVPREDLAHYSKRTYDLMYDYPTLGYEEIEGIANRTDFDLGSHTRAQSDYNLSATVLPNEDSVAKLVIPHPETQKPVVPFVIEPSAGVDRAMLAVLSEAYTKETLENGNERIVLKLRPHLAPIKVAVIPLARNRPEIVEKAKAVKAQLQALGLGRILFEDSGNIGKAYRRHDEVGTPYCVTIDFDTIGKGEDASLTDTVTVRDRDSMEQQRVKIGELSAFVAARLKGEVGELVSVG, encoded by the coding sequence ATGCCCGCACAAACGATGGAAGAACTCGTCAGTCTCTGCAAGCGCCGCGGCTTTATTTTCCAGGGAAGCGAAATCTACGGCGGCCTGCAGGGCTTCTACGACTACGGCCCTCTGGGCGTCGAACTCAAGAACAACCTCAAGGCCTCCTGGTGGCGCACCAACGTCTACGAGCGTGACGACATGGAGGGCCTGGACGCCAGCATCATCATGCACCGCCTCGTACTGCGGCACAGCGGTCACGAAGCGACCTTCAGCGATCCGATGGTCGACAACCGCGCCAGCAAGAAGCGCTACCGCCTCGATCACCTGCTCAAGGATCAGCAGGAGAACGTCGTCAGCGCTGTAGCGCAGGCCATGGGCTTCGGGAACGCCGAAAACTTCGCGGCCCTGGTCGCCGCCCTCGTGAAAAACCCCGAGCAGGCCGAGCAGGCCCTCAATGCGGCCGCCGTGCGCGATCCCTTCAGCGGTGAGGCCGGGGGCTGGACCGCCCCGCGCCCCTTCAACATGATGTTCAAGACGACCATCGGCCCCGTGGCCGACGAGGACAGCTACGGCTACCTGCGCCCCGAAACCGCCCAGGGCATTTTCACCAACTTCAAGAACGTCGTGGACAGCACCTCGCGCCGCCTGCCGTTTGGCATCGCGCAGATCGGCAAGGCCTTTCGCAACGAGATCACCCCGCGCAACTTCATCTTCCGGGTGCGTGAACTCGAACAGATGGAAATCGAGTTCTTCTGCACGCCCGGCACCGATGAGGACTGGCACGAGCACTGGCTGCAGGCCCGCCTCGCCTGGTGGGAAGCCCAGGGCGTGCCCCGCAGCAAGATCCAGATTCTGGACGTGCCCAGAGAAGACCTCGCGCACTACTCCAAGCGCACCTACGACCTGATGTACGACTACCCCACGCTTGGCTACGAGGAAATCGAGGGCATTGCCAACCGCACCGACTTCGATCTTGGCAGCCACACCCGCGCGCAGTCCGACTACAACCTCAGCGCGACCGTGCTGCCCAACGAGGACAGCGTGGCGAAACTGGTCATTCCGCACCCGGAAACCCAGAAACCGGTGGTGCCCTTTGTGATCGAGCCCTCCGCCGGGGTCGACCGCGCCATGCTGGCGGTCCTGTCCGAGGCCTATACCAAAGAAACGCTGGAAAACGGCAACGAGCGCATTGTCCTGAAGCTGCGCCCGCACCTCGCGCCCATCAAGGTCGCCGTCATCCCGCTCGCGCGGAACCGGCCTGAGATCGTCGAAAAGGCCAAGGCGGTCAAGGCGCAGCTCCAGGCGCTCGGTCTCGGGCGCATTCTCTTCGAGGACAGTGGCAACATCGGCAAGGCCTACCGCCGCCATGACGAGGTCGGCACGCCCTACTGCGTGACCATCGACTTCGACACCATCGGCAAGGGAGAAGACGCCAGCCTGACGGACACTGTGACCGTGCGGGACCGGGACAGCATGGAGCAGCAGCGGGTCAAGATTGGGGAATTGTCAGCGTTTGTGGCCGCCCGGTTGAAAGGGGAGGTGGGGGAGCTGGTGTCGGTGGGGTAA
- a CDS encoding CHAD domain-containing protein — protein MGERNTRQNQLEKLWPALQKGDARAVHEVRKLTRKVGADLRAAGASGKVKRSWRDLRRAIAPVRDHDAVQAHLRDGLQELGADDAYLQRFDESWAARRQVLWSKVNLPDPPVVPSRPKDFKARLRERARKDWKALVSESQEVLESEDAEAWHAWRKHLKAYRHTLDLLGEAPAGLEEVLQALGRLQDAQVTREVLEAQDAVPEYREALLTREERAAAESRILAREQWMTLLGRS, from the coding sequence ATGGGTGAACGCAACACACGACAAAATCAGCTGGAAAAACTGTGGCCGGCCCTTCAGAAGGGTGACGCCCGCGCTGTTCACGAAGTGCGCAAGCTGACCCGCAAGGTTGGAGCAGATCTGCGCGCTGCGGGTGCCTCCGGCAAGGTCAAGCGGTCGTGGCGTGACCTGAGGCGCGCCATCGCTCCCGTGCGCGATCACGACGCCGTGCAGGCCCATCTGCGCGATGGCCTGCAGGAACTCGGTGCCGACGACGCGTACCTGCAGCGTTTCGACGAGTCCTGGGCTGCCCGGCGGCAGGTGCTGTGGAGCAAGGTGAATTTGCCCGATCCGCCCGTTGTTCCCAGCCGTCCCAAGGACTTCAAGGCCCGCCTGCGTGAGCGGGCCCGCAAGGACTGGAAGGCCCTGGTGAGCGAGTCGCAGGAGGTGCTGGAGAGCGAAGATGCCGAGGCCTGGCATGCCTGGCGCAAACACCTCAAGGCCTACCGTCATACGCTTGACCTGCTGGGCGAAGCGCCTGCCGGGCTCGAAGAGGTCTTGCAGGCGCTCGGACGCCTGCAGGACGCCCAGGTGACGCGTGAGGTGCTGGAGGCGCAGGACGCCGTGCCGGAGTACCGGGAGGCACTGCTGACTCGCGAGGAGCGGGCCGCTGCCGAGAGCCGCATCCTGGCGCGCGAGCAATGGATGACCTTGCTCGGCAGGTCGTGA